The DNA window ATATAGTAACAAAACATTTAAAGCCATCTCAAGTAAACCCACAAGGTGGAGTTGTACAAAAAGAAGCTGCAATATTCTCATCAAAAGTTATGCTTTTTGATGAAAAAACTAAAAAACCAACAAGAGTTGGATATGAAGTTAGAGATGGAAAGAAAGTAAGAATTTCAAAAAAATCTGGAGAAATAATATAAGAAAGGAGGAAAGCATAAGTGGATAAATATGTTTCAAGATACCACAAGTTCTATAATGAAGTAGTGGTTCCTAAATTAATGAAAGAATTAGAAATTAAAAATATCATGGAATGCCCAAAACTAGAAAAAATAATAGTTAATATGGGAGTTGGAGAAGCTACTCAAAACTCTAAGTTAATAGATGCTGCCATGGCTGATTTAACAATAATCACTGGACAAAAGCCATTATTGAGAAAAGCTAAAAAATCTGAAGCTGGTTTCAAATTAAGAGAAGGAATGCCTATTGGAGCAAAAGTTACTTTAAGAAAAGAAAGAATGTATGATTTCTTAGATAGATTAGTAAATGTAGTTCTTCCAAGAGTAAGAGACTTTGAAGGAGTTCCTAGCAACTCATTTGATGGAAGAGGAAATTATTCAGTAGGATTGAGAGACCAATTAGTATTTCCTGAAATAGATTTTGATAAAGTTGAAAAACTTTTAGGAATGTCTATCACTATGGTTTCTTCTGCAAAAACAGATGAAGAAGGAAGAGCATTACTAAAGGCTTTTGGAATGCCTTTCAAGAAGTAGTTGTAGGGAGGTTAGAGTAGATGGCGAAAAAGTCAATGATCGCAAGAGATGTTAAAAGAGCAAAACTTGTTGACAAATATGCTGAAAAAAGAGCTGAATTAAAGAAAAGAATAGCAGCTGGAGATATGGAAGCTATGTTTGAATTAAATAAACTTCCAAAAGATTCATCAGCTGTTAGAAAAAGAAATAGATGTCAATTAGATGGTAGACCAAGAGGATATATGAGAGAATTCGGAATATCAAGAGTTAAGTTTAGACAACTTGCTGGTGCTGGGTTAATACCTGGTGTAAAAAAATCATCTTGGTAATTAATCAAAGGAAGGAGGATTTAAATAGATGTATTTAACAGATCCAATTGCTGATATGTTAACAAGAGTAAGAAATGCTAATGCAGTTATGCATGAAAAAGTAGATATACCTCACTCAAAGATGAAAGAAAGAATCGCTGAAATCTTAAAAGAGCAAGGATATATTTCTAATTTCAAAATTGTTACTGATGAAGGAAATAAGAAAAGTATAAGAGTTTATTTAAAATATGCTGGAAAAGAAAGAGTTATAAAAGGACTAAAGAGAATTTCTAAACCTGGAAGAAGAGTTTACTCTTCTGTGGAAGATATGCCAAGAGTTTTATCTGGTCTTGGAATTGCAATAGTTTCAACTTCAAAAGGTGTTATTACTGATAAAGTTGCTAGAGCAGAAAAAGTTGGTGGAGAAGTCCTTGCATTTGTTTGGTAATAAAAACTTAGGAGGTGTACATTAATGTCAAGAGTAGGTAAAAAACCTATAGCTGTGCCTTCTGGAGTTGAATTTTCAGTAAAAGACAATGTTGTTACTGTAAAAGGACCAAAGGGTACATTAAAAAAAGAATTTAATAATAATATAACTATAAAATTAGAAGATGGGCATATCACAGTTGAAAGACCTAATGATGAACCATTTATAAGAGCGATTCATGGAACTACAAGAGCTTTAATCAATAATATGGTTAAAGGAGTACATGAAGGATACAGAAAAACTCTTACTTTAGTAGGGGTTGGGTATAGGGCAGCAACTAAAGGAAAAGGATTAGAAATATCTTTAGGATATTCTCACCCAGTAATCATAGATGAAATACCTGGAATTACTTTTTCTGTTGAAAAGAATACTACTATTCATATAGATGGAATAGAAAAAGAATTAGTAGGTCAAGTTGCAGCTAATATTAGGGCTAAGAGACCACCTGAACCGTATAAAGGTAAAGGGGTTAAATATGCTGATGAACATATTAGAAGAAAAGAAGGTAAAAAGTCTTAAAATAGCTTAAAAAGGAGGTAAGACAGTTGTTTAAAAAAGTTGATAGAAAAGCATCAAGACAAAAAAAGCAAATGTCAATAAGAAATAAAATTTCTGGAACTCCAGAAAGACCTAGACTTTCAGTTTTTAGATCAAATACTAACATTTTTGCTCAATTAATAGATGATGTAAATGGAGTTACTTTAGTATCTGCATCTACAATAGATAAAGCATTAAAAGGAAGTATTGCTAACGGTGGAAACATAGAAGCAGCAAAAGCCGTTGGAAAAGCAATCGCTGAAAGAGCTAAAGAAAAAGGAATAGATGCTATCGTTTTTGATAGATCAGGATATAAATATACAGGAAGAGTAGCGGCTCTTGCAGAAGCGGCTAGAGAAGCTGGATTAAGCTTCTAATTTCTAAGAGAGGAGGATTTCACTTGTTGAACAGAGAAGATAATCAATATCAAGAAAAACTATTGAAGATATCTAGAGTTTCTAAGACAACTAAGGGAGGAAGAACTATATCTTTCTCAGTATTAGCTGCTGTTGGAGATGGAGAAGGTAAAATAGGATTAGGACTAGGAAAAGCAAATGGTGTTCCTGATGCTATAAGAAAAGCTGTTGCAGCTGCAAAGAAAAATATTGTAAAAGTATCTTTAAAAAATAATACAATACCTCATGAAATTACTGGTAAATGGGGAGCAACTACTTTATGGATGGCACCAGCATATGAAGGGACTGGAGTAATAGCTGGTTCTGCTTCAAGAGAAATATTAGAATTAGTTGGAGTTCATGACATTTTAACTAAAATTAAAGGGTCAAGAAATAAACATAATGTAGCAAGAGCTACAGTGGAAGCATTAAAATTACTTAGAACTGCTGAAGAAATAGCAGCTTTAAGAGGATTAGAAGTTAAGGATATCTTAAGCTAGGAGGAAGATGAAATGGCAAGACTTAGAATAGAGCTTGTAAAAAGCATTATCGGAAGAAAGCCTAATCATATAGCAACTGTAAAGTCGCTAGGGCTTAAGAAAATGCATGATGTAGTAGAACATAATGAAACACCTGAATTAAAAGGAAAATTAGCTCAAGTTTCTTATTTGTTAAAAGTTGAGGAGGTGCAAGCATAGTGAAACTTAATGAATTATCACCTTCAGTTCCTAAGAAGAACAGAAAAAGAATAGGAAGAGGAAACTCATCTGGTTGGGGAAAAACAGCTGGAAAAGGTAGCAATGGACAAAATTCAAGAGCAGGTGGAGGAGTAAAACCTTATTTTGAAGGTGGACAAATGCCTATATATAGAAGAGTTCCTAAAAGAGGATTCTCTAATGCTATATTCAAAAAAGAATATACTGTAATATCTTTAGCATTTTTAAATGAAAATTTTGAAGATGGTGAAGAAGTAAGCCTAGAAACTTTATTCAACAAATGCCTAATTAAAAAAGGTAGAGATGGAGTTAAAGTTTTAGGAAATGGTGAACTTAATAAAAAATTAACTGTTAAAGTACATAAAATATCTAAATCAGCAAAAGCTGCTGTTGAAGCAAAAGGTGGAACAGTTGAACTTGTTGAAGTTAAAGGTTTTGAAAGAGCAGAAACTAATAAATAATATTAATCTGAGGTAGGTGAATATATGACTTTAATGGAGAAATTTAACTCTAGATTAAGTAGTATAGTAAAAATTCCTGAACTTAGAGAAAGAATTATTTTCACATTACTAATGTTTTTAGTTGCCAGAGTAGGAACTCTAATTCCTGCTCCTGGTGTAGATGTGGATAGATTGTCATCAATGGCTTCACAAAGTGATGTACTTAGTTATATAAATATGTTTTCTGGTGGAGCTTTTACAAGAATATCTATATTTTCATTAGGAATTATTCCTTACATCAATGCTTCAATAGTTGTAAGTTTACTAGTATCTATTATTCCTCAACTTGAAGAAATTCAAAAAGAAGGGGAATCTGGAAGAAATAGAATAACTCAATGGACAAGATACTTGACAATAGCACTTGCTATTATTCAAGGAACTGGAGTTTGTCTTTGGTTACAATCTGTTGGTTTAATCTATAATCCAGGACTAAGCTTTTTTGTAAGAACAGTAACAACCCTAACAGCTGGAACAGTATTCTTAATGTGGGTTGGAGAACAAATATCTATCAAAGGAATAGGTAATGGAGTATCACTTATTATATTCTTAAATGTAATATCAAGAGCTCCTTCAAGTGTTATCCAAACAATTCAAACTATGCAAGGAAATAAATTCTTAATACCTTTATTGGTATTAGTAGCATTCCTTGGTACAGTTACAATAGCTGGAATAGTATTATTTCAACTTGGTCAAAGAAAAATCCCTATTCATTATGTTGGAAAAGGATTTACTTCAAAAGGTGGAATGGGACAAAATTCATATATACCATTGAGACTTAACACAGCAGGAGTAATGCCTGTAATCTTTGCCTCAGTGTTTATGTTAATCCCAGGAGTTATAGTAAATGCACTACCTTCAACATTATCTATTAAAACAACTTTATCTATAATATTTGGGCAAAATCACCCTGTATATATGATATTGTATGCTTTAGTAATAATGTTCTTCTCATTCTTCTACACTGCATTAGTTTTTGATCCTGAAAAGGTTGCAGAAAATTTAAAACAAGGTGGAGGAACTATACCTGGAATCAGACCAGGAGAAGAAACTGTGGAATATCTTGAAGGTGTTGCTTCAAGAATTACATGGGGTGGAGGACTTTTCTTAGCTATAATTTCAATACTACCATATGTAATATTTACATCAATGGGGCTTCCAGTTTATTTTGGAGGAACAGGAATAATAATTGTTGTTGGTGTTGCATTAGATACTATACAACAAATAGATGCTCATTTAGTTATGAGAGACTATAAAGGATTTATTTAATAATTATTATATAAATAATAGTAAAGCTACATTTATAATTTATAAAGTTATGAATGTAGTTTTTAATTTACTAGATATTAAAATAAAAATGGGGATAGCTCAAAGAACAATCCCCTAAAAAAGTTATTTATAAAATCCATGAAAATTTAATTAGCTTATTTTTTTAATACTTTTGCTTCACCATCAATAACAATAACTCCGTCTTGATTAGTGCAAGTAGTTTTTAATTCTACTTGTTTTTTTTCTTGATTTAAGTTTACAACTTCAATTTTTGCAGTTATTGTATCACCTATTCTAACAGGAGCAATAAATTTCAAATTTTGTGATAGATATATAGTTCCTTCTCCTGGTAACTTAGTTCCAATAGCTGCTGAAATCAAACCTGCTCCTATCATTCCATGTGCTATTCTTCCTTTAAATATAGTTGTTTTTGCATATTCTTCATTTAAATGTAAAGGATTTA is part of the Fusobacterium nucleatum genome and encodes:
- the rpmD gene encoding 50S ribosomal protein L30, which encodes MARLRIELVKSIIGRKPNHIATVKSLGLKKMHDVVEHNETPELKGKLAQVSYLLKVEEVQA
- the rplR gene encoding 50S ribosomal protein L18 — translated: MFKKVDRKASRQKKQMSIRNKISGTPERPRLSVFRSNTNIFAQLIDDVNGVTLVSASTIDKALKGSIANGGNIEAAKAVGKAIAERAKEKGIDAIVFDRSGYKYTGRVAALAEAAREAGLSF
- the rplO gene encoding 50S ribosomal protein L15; amino-acid sequence: MKLNELSPSVPKKNRKRIGRGNSSGWGKTAGKGSNGQNSRAGGGVKPYFEGGQMPIYRRVPKRGFSNAIFKKEYTVISLAFLNENFEDGEEVSLETLFNKCLIKKGRDGVKVLGNGELNKKLTVKVHKISKSAKAAVEAKGGTVELVEVKGFERAETNK
- a CDS encoding MaoC family dehydratase, encoding MEFEKLKIGMYECLGKTITETDIVNFAGISLDINPLHLNEEYAKTTIFKGRIAHGMIGAGLISAAIGTKLPGEGTIYLSQNLKFIAPVRIGDTITAKIEVVNLNQEKKQVELKTTCTNQDGVIVIDGEAKVLKK
- the rpsE gene encoding 30S ribosomal protein S5, which gives rise to MLNREDNQYQEKLLKISRVSKTTKGGRTISFSVLAAVGDGEGKIGLGLGKANGVPDAIRKAVAAAKKNIVKVSLKNNTIPHEITGKWGATTLWMAPAYEGTGVIAGSASREILELVGVHDILTKIKGSRNKHNVARATVEALKLLRTAEEIAALRGLEVKDILS
- the rpsN gene encoding 30S ribosomal protein S14, with the translated sequence MAKKSMIARDVKRAKLVDKYAEKRAELKKRIAAGDMEAMFELNKLPKDSSAVRKRNRCQLDGRPRGYMREFGISRVKFRQLAGAGLIPGVKKSSW
- the rplF gene encoding 50S ribosomal protein L6, whose protein sequence is MSRVGKKPIAVPSGVEFSVKDNVVTVKGPKGTLKKEFNNNITIKLEDGHITVERPNDEPFIRAIHGTTRALINNMVKGVHEGYRKTLTLVGVGYRAATKGKGLEISLGYSHPVIIDEIPGITFSVEKNTTIHIDGIEKELVGQVAANIRAKRPPEPYKGKGVKYADEHIRRKEGKKS
- the rplX gene encoding 50S ribosomal protein L24, with the translated sequence MAKPKIKFVPDSLHVKTGDIVYVISGKDKKKTGKVLKVFPKKGKIIVEGINIVTKHLKPSQVNPQGGVVQKEAAIFSSKVMLFDEKTKKPTRVGYEVRDGKKVRISKKSGEII
- the rplE gene encoding 50S ribosomal protein L5; amino-acid sequence: MDKYVSRYHKFYNEVVVPKLMKELEIKNIMECPKLEKIIVNMGVGEATQNSKLIDAAMADLTIITGQKPLLRKAKKSEAGFKLREGMPIGAKVTLRKERMYDFLDRLVNVVLPRVRDFEGVPSNSFDGRGNYSVGLRDQLVFPEIDFDKVEKLLGMSITMVSSAKTDEEGRALLKAFGMPFKK
- the rpsH gene encoding 30S ribosomal protein S8: MYLTDPIADMLTRVRNANAVMHEKVDIPHSKMKERIAEILKEQGYISNFKIVTDEGNKKSIRVYLKYAGKERVIKGLKRISKPGRRVYSSVEDMPRVLSGLGIAIVSTSKGVITDKVARAEKVGGEVLAFVW
- the secY gene encoding preprotein translocase subunit SecY, with protein sequence MTLMEKFNSRLSSIVKIPELRERIIFTLLMFLVARVGTLIPAPGVDVDRLSSMASQSDVLSYINMFSGGAFTRISIFSLGIIPYINASIVVSLLVSIIPQLEEIQKEGESGRNRITQWTRYLTIALAIIQGTGVCLWLQSVGLIYNPGLSFFVRTVTTLTAGTVFLMWVGEQISIKGIGNGVSLIIFLNVISRAPSSVIQTIQTMQGNKFLIPLLVLVAFLGTVTIAGIVLFQLGQRKIPIHYVGKGFTSKGGMGQNSYIPLRLNTAGVMPVIFASVFMLIPGVIVNALPSTLSIKTTLSIIFGQNHPVYMILYALVIMFFSFFYTALVFDPEKVAENLKQGGGTIPGIRPGEETVEYLEGVASRITWGGGLFLAIISILPYVIFTSMGLPVYFGGTGIIIVVGVALDTIQQIDAHLVMRDYKGFI